The nucleotide window CTCCTCTGCGCTCGCCTCAATGCCGTCCTGTGCGCTCTCGCTCGCAGTGTCGCTTTCGGCCAGCGAGGCGGCGTCCTCTTCCTCGGCCTCTTTTGCTTCCGCGTCTGCCGCGTCGGCGGCAAAGATGTCGTCGATCTCCCGCGCGCCCGGCAGATCCAGCAGGTCGGCGACGTCGGCGGTCAGTTCCCGCGGCGCCGGCTCGGCGGCCTGGTCTTCCGGATCCGAGCCCAGCATGGCGGCAAGGGCCGGCGTGTCGTCTGCGCCCGTGCCTGCGCCTGCGCCTGCGCCCGTGCCCAGGGTCTCGCCGGCGTCCGCAGCCTCTGTCGCAATCTCTGCATCCGTCTCCGGCGCTGTCTCCGGTGCGGGGGTGCCGGCATCGTCGGCAGGGCCTTGCGCGGCCGCGATGTCCTCCGGCTCTGCGGCCGCGTCCTCGCGCAGCACCAGCGCCAGGCCGGTCGCCGCCGCATCCTCGGACGCCTCGCCGGTCCGGCACACGCCGAACCCGCGGAAGCCCTCGAACACCCGCTGGCGGTCGAAGGCCGGCAGCGCCGCCATGTCGACAGGCACGCGCAGGGCCGCGCCGGAGACCGGCCAGTCGACGGTGCGCCCGCTCCAGGTGTCGCGCCGGCGCAGGGCCGCCGCAACGCGGCCATCTCGGTCGAGATCGAACCGTTCGGCCACCTCTTCCCAGCTGAGGCCGACCACATCGGCCGCCTGCGGGCCGAGCGCCTCGGCGAACTCGGGCGAAATGAAGGTGAAGCGCCGCTCGACATCCATCTTCCAGGCAAAGCGGACGGGCCGCTCGCGCGCCTCGAAGGCAAAGCCCGATGCACCGGCGACGGGCGTCTCATCGGAGCGCGCTTCGTCGGCAGTCTCGCCCGCGTCTTCGCCGAAGGTATCGGCCTCAGTCGCCACCTCGGCTTCCGCCTCGGCACTCGCCGCATCCTCTGCAGCGGTCTCCACGGCAGGCGAGGGCAGGGCGTCCGCATCCGTACCGGTCGCCTCCGTACCGGCTGCCTCCGGGGCGGCCTCGGTAAGGGTCTCTTCCGGCGCCGCGTCGGTGATCGCAACCGCTTCCGCTGCTGCGACCAGCGTCTCGGTCGTCTCGAGCGCCCCGATTTCCTCTTCGCGGATTTCCTCGTCGCCGGTCTCGCCAGCGGGCGCCTCGTCTTCGGCCGCCAGGATCTCTGGGGTCGCCAGGATCTCTGGGGTCTCCAGGATCTCGGGCGCCGTCACGGCCGGCCGGTCGGCCTCATGGAGGTCGTCGGCGATGTCGTCATGCGCAAGCAGGTCCTCGGTGCTGGGCGCTGTGTCCTGCGGTGCGGCGGCATCTGTGCGTGAGATCAGCGCAGCCGGCTCTGCGGCCTCGGTCGTCCGGCCTGCCGAAAGAAACCGCGTGCCGCTGGCAAAGGCGTAGAGGCCGCCCATGCTGAGGCGGCTGCGCGGAGGCATTGCTGCGGGCGCCGGCGTCGCGGTATCGGCATCCGGGCTCACAGGGTCCGAAACGGGGGCCGCAATGCCTGCCGGCTCCGCGGCCTCGCCCGGATCGGGAGCGGTTGCCGGATCGATGACTGGCGCGATTTCCGGAGCAACTACCGGGGCAGCGTCCTCGACGAGCGGGCGTCCGCTGGCCTCTGCGACCATCAGCACCGAGCCGCTGTCCAGCGTCAGCACCGCCGCCTCGTGCAGCTGCTCGCCGAAGGCGAAGGCACGGCGCAGCGGCGCATGCTTGGCCTGGCGCAGGGCCGCGCGCACGCTGTCGCCGTCGGGCAGGTCGAGGTCGCTGCCGCTGGTCCTGAGGCTTCCGTCCCGCTGGTAGAGCACGGCGACACGGTCCTCGCCGGCCAGGAAGTCGACAAGCGCGATCTCCTCGCCGTCGCCCGGATTGGCCGGGGCGTCCAGTGCGACGATGAGCGCGCCGCTGGACCCGTTCGGCAGGTCGAGCCGCCGGCAGGTGCAGGTCAGCAGCATCACCCGGAGGCCGCGATAGAAGCGCAGGCGGTCGATCGTGTCGCGCTCGGTCGAGCCGCTGGCGGCCACCCGCGCGATATGCGGGCGCGCCGGGGCACGTCCGAGGCCGGAGAGTTCGGACAGCGCCGCAAGGGTGCCGACGCCGAAGAAGGCCGCGCCCGCCGGGTTCGCCCACAGCAGCGTCTTGCCGTCCTCGGCCCAGATCCAGGCCGGGCGCGCATCCGTCAGATGGCTGCTGGCGGTCGCCAGGCCGCTCAACGCCATGAAGGTGCTCAACTGGCTGTTCATGGGCATGCTCACTCCGCCATTGCAGCCTTCCCGGCTTCTCGACCGCCGCATCCGGGCCTCCGGGTCGGGGAGGCGCCGGCAAGGTCCTGTTTCTACGGGCCTTTGTCGACAGACACTCGAGACTACGCCGAGCTTTCGAAATCCGACGCGGTAAACAAACAGTAAATATCGTTTCGCATCCGAGTCGTCCACGTCAGCCACTGTAAATGGCCGGTTTCTCTTGAACTGTGGTTAATCCGGATGTGGGGCGTCGATATGACTTTGAAAGGCCTCGTTCGTGCCCGGGACTCCCATTCGGCCCGATTTCCTCTAGGATCGCATGCGTTGCAGGCATTGCGGGTTTCGCGTGCCGGCAGCGGGCCGGGCCCCCTCGGGCCTTTGGGGTCGGATCAGCGTCAATCAGATCAGTGTGAAGGAGAGGCATCGTGACGAAAAGCGACAAGACAGGCTTTGAAATCCCCGAGCAGATGCGCGACTTCGCCGACCAGAGCGTCGATCAGGCCCGCAAGGCCTTCGACGAATACATGTCGGCGACCCGCAAGGCGGTGGGCAGCGCGGAAGAAACCGCCCAGACCGTCAAGGCCAGGGCCAACGACATGGGCCGCACCGCGCTCGAATATACCGAGGAGCACGTCTCCGCGGCCTTCGATCTCGCCCAGAAGATGGTCCGCGCCAAGGACCCGCAGGAGATGATGCAGCTGCAGAGCGAGTATCTGAAGAAGCAGATGGAAGCGCTCGGCGAGCAGGTCCGCGAGCTCGGCGACAAGGCCGCCCGCACCGCACAGGACGTCGCGCGCAAGACCCGCGACTGAGGCATCGGCCGGCGCCCGGCACCGGTTGGTGATCGGTCGGGCGCCGGTTTCCTTCGCCCGCCTGTTTCCTTCGCCCGCTTGGGGGGCGAAAGGATCGGATCGCGGCCCTTCGCGGAGAGGGCGCGCGGCCGGCTGGTTCCCGTCTGGGGCTGCTGATCGGGGCCGCCAATCTGGTATTTCATTGTGCAGCGCAATATTAATGTTGCAATGCACAATAATCCTTGCTATATAGAAACCTGTAGATGGCGACCAGCGCATCTGGCGTTCAGGTCGCAGGCTTTCCCCGCAAGGCAGGCCCGCCCCAGGGCGAGCGAACTGCCAAAGGAGCATACCATGACCGAGACCAAGACCGCAGCTGCTGCGCCGAAGACGGCGCCGCGTGCCAAGACTGCCAAGGCCGCCGACGCGACCGTTTCCGCTTTCCCGAATTTCGAGGCTTTCAACATGCCGAAGATGGAAATTCCTGCCGTGACCCGCGAGATGGCCGAGAAGAGCATCGAGCAGGCCCGCGAGGCCTATTCCAAGCTCAAGACCGCTGCCGAGGACGCGACCGATCTCCTCGAGGATGGTTTCGAGACCACCCGCCGCAGCGTGCTGGACTTCAACCACAAGGCTGTCGACGCGGCCCGCACCAACACCGACGCCACGTTCCAGTTCGTCAAGGACCTGTTCGAGGTCAAGACCCTGGCCGAGGCGATCGAGCTGCAGACCTCCTTCGCCCGCTCGCAGTTCGATGCGTTCGGCGCCCAGGCCAAGGACATGCAGGAGCTGTCCACCAAGCTGGCCGGCGAGATGAACGAGACGTTCAAGGGTGCCGTCGAGAAGGCGTCCAGGGACTTCAAGGCGGCCTGATCCGCCTCCGGTCGCGAACCGGACAGATATCGAGCCCGGGCCGCAAAGGCCCGGGCTCTTTGCGTCGTAACAGGGCTGTTGCCCGGCGCGATGCAGGCCTGTGGACGAACGGGCGGAAAGGCGGTTTGCACCTCTTGCAATCACCGTCGTTTCAAACTAGGTTCCGCCACCGAATTGACGTGCAGACGTAGCTCAGTTGGTTAGAGCGTCGGATTGTGGCTCCGAAGGTCGTTGGTTCAACTCCAACCGTCTGTACCATTCGCCTCTCCCCCTCGTTTCATTCTTGCATCCCTTGCCAGTGACGGGTCGGCCCTGCCGCCGCCGCGCATCGCGATCACGCGCGCCCCATCGCGCGCTCCCCATCACGCGCACCTTCGAGCATGTCCGACTTTTCTTGCCTCCCTCCTGCATCTTGAGGCACCCTGCCATGGGAGCCGCCGGAACAATCAGATATGCAGGCGGATTGGGGGAAATGGCAGAGGACAGCGGACCGACCGGTCGTGCCGGCGATGCAACCGCCTATCGGATGCGCCGGCTGCTCGAGACCTATTACGACCTGACGCTGCAGATCAGCGAGCGTCTCGACGTGCAGGACATGTCAGATGTGCTGATGCTGGTGCTCGTTGCGATCGCCGACCTGCGCGGCGCGCCGATGGATGCCGAACTCCTCGCCGAGAAACTCGAGTCCTCGCGCTCGACCATCGAGCGCCGTCTCAAGCCCTATCTGGACAACGGCCGCATCGCCAAGGAACGGCGAGGCAAGTCAGTAGTTTACCTATGGTCGGCCGAGGTCGGCGAGCGCGACGGAGCGCCGCCGGACATGAGCGTCGACATGGTCAGGGCCGTCATGGCGATGGTTTTCGACATCTCCAACGATTGAACCGGCGCAAGGCCTTTGTGGTTAAAATTTGTGGAAAATCTGACGAGCTGCACAAATTACCCAGGGGATTGGCGGCTGCGTTCGCGCCTTGCCTCTTGAACTGCCGGGAATCGCCGCTGCAAACGGGCCAGTTTCGTCAAAATGACGAATGAGCAATACAGGGAGGAGCTTCATGTCGCGTCAGGATGATGAACTCCCGACTCAGGCCCACCGGATTCTCCGTCTCTACGAGATGTTTTTCAGCCTCATGTTCCGGTTCATGGAGGAGTATGAAGTAAAAGACCTCGGGAATCTGATGATCATTACCACGATATCCATCGCGAATGCGAACCGCATCGACGCGGATATTGAAACTATCTCTGAGGAAACGGACATTCCATACTCGACAGTACGTCGAAAGATCGAGAAAATGTGCGCCGACGGCATCCTGGAAATGCGAAAAGAAAACCAGAAGCTTGTTTTTTCTATCTCTGATCAGATGAACTTTGCTCACCCAGGTCAGGATAAAGAGGAGATAAGCAGAAAATTCCAGAAAGATGTAATTGATATTGTTGTTAAGTCGATAAATGCAATAATACTTGAGAATAAAAAGTAAAATCCAGAATGGAAATCTCATTCAATTGACGCGTTAAGGTATCGTTAACTATACAATACGCATACTCGTTGACAGGTTCATCGAGTGGTAGGGCCGCGGGGCGGGAACGCTCGGAAAGCTCGTCGCGGCGGTGAGAGTCGCTACCGGAAAATCAGGATGTTGGCAGCCGTCGGTGCCCGAAAGGGGCTCCGACGGGACAGGAAACCTGCGTGTCCGCACCAGGTTTGCTGAAGACAGGAAAGCGGGGCTGAACATGGCTTGGACACAGGAACGCGAAGATCTGCTCAGGAAGCTCTGGCTGCAGGGCCTCAGCGCCAGCCAGATCGCCTATGTGATGGCAGGCATCACCCGCAATGCGGTGATCGGCAAGGCGCATCGCATGGGGCTTCCCAAGCGTTCGCCCGCCACCAGCCATCGCCCCAAGCAGCGGGTCCAGCGCGGCAAGCCCTCGCTCGCCCTGGTCGGTGCCAAGCCGGCCCCGCGCGAAAGCATCATGGAGAAGCAGTTCCAGCGCGGCCTGGGCCTTGGCTTCGACGCCGCCCTCCAGGCGCAGCAGGGCGACCGCGTCACGCTGATGACGCTGACCAGCCGCACCTGCAAGTGGCCGATCGGCGATCCGGCGGATGCCGACTTCCACTTCTGCAGCCATGAGGCCGACAACGGCCGCTCCTATTGCGAGTTCCACCACAGCCTCGCCTATCAGGGCGTCCGCCGCCGTCGCCAGACGGCCGAGCGCCATGCCGCTCCGGTCGAGGCTGTGCCGCTTCGGGCCATCGCGGTCTGACAGGCATCGGTCAGGGTTCGACGCGGGGGCCTTCCCCCTCCCAGGCACCTCGCGTTTGACCCCGGGCGGGGCCGGCAACGGCCCCGCCCCTTTTGTCTCAGGGGATACGGGGCCGGCAACGGCCCCGCCCCTTTTGTCTCAGGGGATACGGGGCCGGCAACGGCCCCGCCCCTTTTGTCTCAGGGGATACGGGGCCGGCAACGGCCCCGCTTTTTTTCCTCCGAGCAGCTGTTCCTGTTTCCGACGGCCGGCGTGATCCTGCTCCCAGCTTGATCCTGCTCATTGTCGCAAGTCTCCATTCGGGCAAACTGGAGGCGAAACGACAACACCAGCCGGCACGCGGTGCCGGCGCAACGGGAGCAAGCCCAGATGACCGCCCACACCGGTTTGAAGAAGATCCGGCTCAATCTCGCCCGCACCCACGATTTTCCAGGCGGCTCGGCCCGCCACGGCTACGAGTTCGTCGCGCCTCTGGGGGAGGACGGCCATATCGACGCGGCGCAGTGGAAGGCGCATCGCGACGCCTGCCGCGTGCGCCGCTTCTGGGCGGACGAGGAGGAGGACATCGGCCATCTCCTGCACCGGCCGGGCGGCTCCTGGGCCTTCCGCTACGACATCGGCGGCGACGAGGACGACGAGTCCGGCTATCGCTTCGCCGCCCATGCCTTCGTGCCCGGCGAATACGTCTCCATCCGCGACGAGGACGGCGACCTGCACACCTTCCAGGTGGTGACCGTCCAGGACGTGTGAGCCTTCCCTTCGGAGGAAGACTCATTCCGCTTCGGAATGAGGTGCCGACACTCGTGCCTTTGCACCCGGTCCCGCCGGCAGGTATACCGGCAGGCAGCAACACATTGATCGGGATGGAACCACATGCACGGGAACGAGGCGCGCCGGATCTCCGGTACGGGCGGATTTTTGCTGGTCAAGGCGCTGGAGCAGCTCGGCGCGGGCCGCGTCTTCTGCGTGCCGGGCGAGAGCTACCTGCCGGTGCTCGACGCGCTGCACGATGCCTCCATTCCCGTCACTGTGTGCCGCCAGGAAGGCGGCGCCGCGATGATGGCCGAGGCCTGGGGCAAGCTGACCGGCCGGCCCGGCATCTGCATGGTCACCCGCGGCCCCGGCGCCACCAATGCCGCCGCCGGCCTGCATGTCGCCCAGCAGGATTCCACGCCGATGATTCTCTTCGTCGGCCAGATCGAGACCGGCATGCGCGGCCGCGACGCCTTCCAGGAAGTCGACTACCGCCAGATGTTCGGCGGTATCGCCAAGTGGGTGGCCGAGATCGAGGACCCGGCCCGCATCCCGGAGATGCTCTCTCGCGCCTATCATGTGGCCACGTCCGGGCGCCCCGGCCCGGTGGTCCTCGCCCTGCCGGAGGACACGCTTGCCCGCACCGCCGAGGTGGCGGAGCTGCCGCCCTTCCGCCCGGTCGAGACGCATCCCTCGCTCGCCCAGATGGCGGAGCTGCAAAAGCGCCTGTGGGCGGCCCGCCGGCCGCTCGCCATTCTCGGCGGCAGCCGCTGGAACGACGCCGCGCGCGCGGCCTTCGCCCGCTTCGCCGAGCGCTTCCGCCTGCCGGTCGCCTGCTCCTTCCGCCGGCAGATGTTGTTCGACAACCTGCATCCCAACTATGCCGGCGATGTCGGCATCGGCATCAACCCGGCGCTGGCCGAGCGGGTGAGGGAGGCGGACCTCCTGCTCCTCGTCGGCGGGCGCATGTCGGAGATGCCGAGCCAGTCCTATGAGCTGCTCGACATTCCCTCGCCGCGCCAGGCGCTGGTGCATGTGCATGCCGGCGCCGAGGAACTCGGCCGGGTCTATCTCCCCGATCTGGCGATCCATGCGACCCCGATCGGCTTTGCCGCCGCGCTGGAGGGGCTGCAGCCGCCGAACGAGATCGCCTGGTCGGGCAGCGCGGACGAGGCCCACAAGTCCTATCTCGCCTGGTCGGGCGCGCGGCCCAAGGTGCCGGGCGCCCTGCAGATGGCGCAGGTGATGGACTGGCTGGAGGAAAACCTGCCGGACGATGCGGTGCTGACCAATGGCGCGGGCAACTACGCCACCTGGGTGCACCGCTTCCACCGCTTCCGCCGCAACAACACCCAGCTCGCCCCGACCAGCGGCTCGATGGGCTACGGCCTTCCGGCTGCCGTCGCCGCCGGGCTGCATTCGCCCGGCCGCCGCGTCGTCTGCTTTGCCGGCGACGGCTGCCTGCAGATGACCATGCAGGAGTTCGGCACGGCGGTGCAGGATGGATCGGCGATCATCGTCGTCGTCGTCGACAACGGCATGTACGGCACCATCCGCATGCACCAGGAGCGGGATTTCCCGGGCCGCGTCTCGGCGACGACCCTCGTCAATCCGGACTTCGCCGCCCTTGCCCGCGCCTATGGAGCCCATGCGGAGACGGTGCTGACGGCGGACGAGTTCGGCCCCGCCTTCAAGCGGGCGGCGGCCTCCGGCGGGCCGGCCCTGCTGCATCTCAAGCTCGATCCGGAGGCGATCACCCCGGTGCGCAGCTTGAGCCAGATCCGCGCCGGCTGACCCGGCCCGGCCCGCCTCAGGCGGGCCCTGCGCCTTTCTCGCCGGCGGCTGCGACCGGCAGCGTCACCTTGGCGATGGCGTCGTCGTCGACGGACGACGTCACGGTGAAGCCGAGCGCGGTGCACATCGCCAGCATGGTGGTGTTTTCCTTCAGCACCTCGCCGGTGATCGTCTCGATGCCGTCCGAGCGCGCATAGTCGATGATCAGCTGCATCAAGGCCCAGCCGAGGCCGCGGCCCTTCAGGTCCGACTGGACGATGATCGCGTATTCGCCGGTCCGGTGGTCCGGATCGGCATGCAGGCGCACGACGCCGAGGATCTCGTCCGTGCCCGGCGTGGTTGCGGCAAAGGCCATGGCCCGCGAATAGTCGAGCTGCACCAGCCGCTGCATGAAGGCGTGGTTGAACTCCTTGACCGGCGCGAAGAAGCGCAGCCGCAGGTCGTGCGGCGACACTTTCTCGAAGAAGCGGCGATAGCGCTCCTCGTCCTCCGGCCGCACCGGACGGATGTCGACGGTGCTGCCGTCCTTGAGCTGCAGCTGCGTCTCCCACTCCTTCGGATAGGGGGCGATGGCGAGCCGCGAGGTCGGGTGGCGTCCGCGATGCACTTCCGGCTCGCGCAGGGCGATCCGCGCGTCCAGCGCGATGACGCCGTCGGCATCGGCGACCAGCGGGTTGAGATCGAGCTCGTGCACCTCCGGCAGGTCGACGGCGATCTGCGCCACCTTGACGAGGGTCAGCGCGATGGCGTCGAGATCGGCCGCCGGCCGGTTGCGGAAGCCGGCGAGCAGCCGGCTCACCCGCG belongs to Stappia indica and includes:
- a CDS encoding phasin, with protein sequence MTKSDKTGFEIPEQMRDFADQSVDQARKAFDEYMSATRKAVGSAEETAQTVKARANDMGRTALEYTEEHVSAAFDLAQKMVRAKDPQEMMQLQSEYLKKQMEALGEQVRELGDKAARTAQDVARKTRD
- a CDS encoding phasin yields the protein MTETKTAAAAPKTAPRAKTAKAADATVSAFPNFEAFNMPKMEIPAVTREMAEKSIEQAREAYSKLKTAAEDATDLLEDGFETTRRSVLDFNHKAVDAARTNTDATFQFVKDLFEVKTLAEAIELQTSFARSQFDAFGAQAKDMQELSTKLAGEMNETFKGAVEKASRDFKAA
- a CDS encoding thiamine pyrophosphate-binding protein, producing MHGNEARRISGTGGFLLVKALEQLGAGRVFCVPGESYLPVLDALHDASIPVTVCRQEGGAAMMAEAWGKLTGRPGICMVTRGPGATNAAAGLHVAQQDSTPMILFVGQIETGMRGRDAFQEVDYRQMFGGIAKWVAEIEDPARIPEMLSRAYHVATSGRPGPVVLALPEDTLARTAEVAELPPFRPVETHPSLAQMAELQKRLWAARRPLAILGGSRWNDAARAAFARFAERFRLPVACSFRRQMLFDNLHPNYAGDVGIGINPALAERVREADLLLLVGGRMSEMPSQSYELLDIPSPRQALVHVHAGAEELGRVYLPDLAIHATPIGFAAALEGLQPPNEIAWSGSADEAHKSYLAWSGARPKVPGALQMAQVMDWLEENLPDDAVLTNGAGNYATWVHRFHRFRRNNTQLAPTSGSMGYGLPAAVAAGLHSPGRRVVCFAGDGCLQMTMQEFGTAVQDGSAIIVVVVDNGMYGTIRMHQERDFPGRVSATTLVNPDFAALARAYGAHAETVLTADEFGPAFKRAAASGGPALLHLKLDPEAITPVRSLSQIRAG
- a CDS encoding GcrA family cell cycle regulator — protein: MAWTQEREDLLRKLWLQGLSASQIAYVMAGITRNAVIGKAHRMGLPKRSPATSHRPKQRVQRGKPSLALVGAKPAPRESIMEKQFQRGLGLGFDAALQAQQGDRVTLMTLTSRTCKWPIGDPADADFHFCSHEADNGRSYCEFHHSLAYQGVRRRRQTAERHAAPVEAVPLRAIAV
- a CDS encoding ATP-binding protein, which codes for MPMNSQLSTFMALSGLATASSHLTDARPAWIWAEDGKTLLWANPAGAAFFGVGTLAALSELSGLGRAPARPHIARVAASGSTERDTIDRLRFYRGLRVMLLTCTCRRLDLPNGSSGALIVALDAPANPGDGEEIALVDFLAGEDRVAVLYQRDGSLRTSGSDLDLPDGDSVRAALRQAKHAPLRRAFAFGEQLHEAAVLTLDSGSVLMVAEASGRPLVEDAAPVVAPEIAPVIDPATAPDPGEAAEPAGIAAPVSDPVSPDADTATPAPAAMPPRSRLSMGGLYAFASGTRFLSAGRTTEAAEPAALISRTDAAAPQDTAPSTEDLLAHDDIADDLHEADRPAVTAPEILETPEILATPEILAAEDEAPAGETGDEEIREEEIGALETTETLVAAAEAVAITDAAPEETLTEAAPEAAGTEATGTDADALPSPAVETAAEDAASAEAEAEVATEADTFGEDAGETADEARSDETPVAGASGFAFEARERPVRFAWKMDVERRFTFISPEFAEALGPQAADVVGLSWEEVAERFDLDRDGRVAAALRRRDTWSGRTVDWPVSGAALRVPVDMAALPAFDRQRVFEGFRGFGVCRTGEASEDAAATGLALVLREDAAAEPEDIAAAQGPADDAGTPAPETAPETDAEIATEAADAGETLGTGAGAGAGTGADDTPALAAMLGSDPEDQAAEPAPRELTADVADLLDLPGAREIDDIFAADAADAEAKEAEEEDAASLAESDTASESAQDGIEASAEEVPAAKADAPPEALAEAGPSPAGDDDTGAEGLDGGDLDADDEAGTEPEAVEAEPAAHEAKSDDAPAAPPQAGLLPLIEPQAPVHTPDTRTPAQEAPAPRRDEELDTSRLSKPEREAFRKIAEALGARSELDEEASAAPTHTIAPAADTPATDAATGTQPAGSEPAEPVSPQTADTVGGREASNVASLGIIPRVQAPAPRAARTSLLDKLPVGVAIIAGEDVDYANATLLDLLGYADLDTLKSVGGLDAVFAEPEDWPSALPGAMTERTMRIRLSDGGTKPVKARLHTVPWKEGTALMMSLLDRHDPAQEAALDRLHEAQSALGLAEEHLAEMDAVLETATDGVLILDEGGRIVKVNRSAEALFDGAREEMVGAPLTDFLAPESHRDANDYLDGLARNGVASVLNDGREVIGQLRSGGLIPLFMTIGRVGHGSEGPRFCTVLRDITQWKTAEEELTDAKRQAENASSQKSDFLAKISHEIRTPLNAIIGFSEVMMEERFGPVGNDRYKGYLRDIHNSGSHIMSLINDLLDLSKIEAGKLDLTFEAVSANDIIRECVALMQPQANRERVIIRASLPTSVPKIVADGRSVRQIVLNLLSNAIKFNQPGGQVIVSTALEDTGEVILRVRDTGMGMSHQDLAAAMEPFRQLHTARHGGGTGLGLPLTKALVEANRASFRIDSEVNHGTLVEVTFPPQRVLAE